From the genome of Methanorbis furvi, one region includes:
- a CDS encoding glucose-6-phosphate isomerase family protein produces the protein MKKYWSGVLPEPGVRTVADMANVFARPPTADPATPLYYMYRDLYKTHGDHTWLERHHLRYDITRIPPGIYNGEYTKTKGHYHPENPAGLPYPEVYEVLCGFAYYLLQRRDHTDVLLVPAHAGDTVLIPPGYGHVTINPGREDLVMANLVSTDFASEYGEIDEMCGAAYYYMKKEGWVANPRYGDPIPMHVMLPEPIPEIGLEAGRSLYDLVGSWDTLDIMNRPEEYMDVLGKYCAAKKRM, from the coding sequence ATGAAAAAGTACTGGTCAGGCGTTCTGCCGGAGCCGGGTGTCAGAACGGTTGCCGATATGGCAAACGTGTTTGCCCGCCCTCCGACCGCTGACCCTGCAACTCCGCTTTACTATATGTACCGCGATCTCTACAAAACGCACGGGGATCACACATGGCTTGAACGCCATCATCTCAGATACGATATTACGAGAATTCCGCCGGGCATCTACAACGGCGAGTACACCAAAACAAAAGGACACTATCATCCGGAAAATCCTGCCGGCCTCCCATACCCTGAGGTCTATGAAGTGCTGTGCGGGTTTGCCTACTATCTGCTCCAGCGCCGCGATCACACCGACGTGCTTCTGGTTCCTGCGCATGCAGGAGATACAGTCTTGATTCCTCCGGGCTACGGCCACGTGACCATCAATCCGGGCCGCGAGGATCTGGTGATGGCTAACCTTGTCTCCACGGATTTTGCGAGTGAGTATGGTGAGATCGATGAGATGTGCGGAGCCGCCTACTACTACATGAAAAAAGAGGGCTGGGTTGCAAATCCGCGGTACGGCGACCCTATTCCGATGCATGTGATGCTGCCCGAACCGATTCCTGAGATCGGACTGGAAGCAGGACGGAGTCTGTATGATCTTGTGGGCTCTTGGGACACGCTTGATATTATGAACAGGCCGGAGGAGTACATGGATGTTTTAGGCAAGTACTGTGCGGCAAAAAAGAGGATGTAA
- a CDS encoding SDR family oxidoreductase, translating to MTAPVKKLDGKVAVITASTKGIGLESAKLLAENGCTVYIAARSKELADEVIADIIWAGGKAKFVRFNAHEPATYTTMIEETVKAEGRLDILVNNYGSTDRSLDLDLLTGDTDAFFHIVQDNLQSVYLSSKAAIPHMIKGGGGSIVNISSIGSISPDISGLAYCVAKSAVNTLTQNIATQYARYHVRCNAVLPGMIMTDALKNNMTNEFQDSFLRHVPLNRVGEPEDIANAVLFFAGDDSSYITGHILDVAGGFGIPTPMYGDNLMR from the coding sequence ATGACAGCACCTGTGAAAAAACTCGACGGCAAAGTCGCAGTAATCACTGCGTCAACAAAAGGCATCGGTCTTGAAAGCGCAAAACTTCTGGCAGAAAACGGCTGCACTGTTTATATTGCCGCGCGATCCAAGGAACTCGCCGACGAAGTTATAGCAGACATTATCTGGGCAGGAGGAAAAGCAAAGTTCGTCCGCTTCAATGCTCACGAGCCTGCAACCTACACCACCATGATCGAAGAAACGGTCAAAGCAGAAGGCAGGCTTGACATTCTCGTAAACAATTACGGATCAACCGACCGAAGCCTTGACCTTGATCTTTTGACCGGTGACACGGACGCATTTTTCCATATCGTGCAGGACAACCTGCAAAGCGTGTATCTCTCAAGCAAGGCCGCAATCCCTCACATGATCAAAGGCGGCGGCGGAAGCATTGTCAACATCTCATCGATCGGTTCAATCAGCCCTGACATCTCAGGACTCGCCTACTGCGTTGCAAAGTCCGCGGTCAACACACTTACCCAGAACATCGCAACCCAGTACGCGAGATATCATGTCCGCTGCAACGCAGTCCTGCCAGGCATGATCATGACCGACGCACTCAAAAATAATATGACGAACGAGTTTCAGGACTCATTCCTGCGCCATGTTCCGTTAAACCGTGTCGGGGAACCAGAAGACATCGCAAACGCGGTGCTGTTCTTTGCAGGCGACGACTCCTCGTACATCACCGGACATATTCTGGATGTCGCCGGAGGATTTGGCATCCCGACACCCATGTACGGCGACAATCTGATGCGATAA
- a CDS encoding sulfite exporter TauE/SafE family protein, with translation MEPFLLCLLIATGLFAGFMSGLLGVGGGFIFAPVMYFVMKASGVDPETAILVAFGTSLAVALPTVLSSALGHSRKGNVVWRDAVIIGVAGIVTGYIGGTVATYLPVQVLTFLFGVMLVIGAVRMITALPSGDARSLSTPAGVGIGGFAGFMSGLLGVGGGTIVVPLLTIIGKYQMRYAVATSAAAIVFITLGGIASYVVNGLSAHVNLSSYGFYLIGYVDLVMWAILAVTAVPMALIGVTYANQFPDKLLKKIFVVLMIVIALDMLGVFSFIGELIGL, from the coding sequence ATGGAACCGTTTCTCCTCTGTCTCTTAATTGCCACCGGTCTGTTTGCCGGATTTATGTCAGGCCTCCTCGGGGTCGGCGGCGGATTTATTTTTGCGCCGGTGATGTATTTTGTGATGAAGGCATCAGGCGTTGATCCTGAGACAGCAATTCTTGTTGCGTTTGGTACAAGCCTTGCGGTGGCACTGCCAACCGTTCTTTCCAGCGCACTCGGCCACTCAAGAAAAGGAAATGTTGTCTGGCGCGACGCAGTGATAATCGGTGTTGCAGGAATTGTGACCGGCTACATCGGGGGCACTGTTGCAACCTACCTCCCTGTTCAGGTGCTGACATTTTTGTTTGGCGTGATGCTTGTAATCGGTGCTGTCCGCATGATAACCGCTCTTCCGTCCGGTGATGCGCGGTCGCTGTCCACTCCTGCGGGAGTTGGTATCGGCGGTTTCGCCGGATTTATGTCAGGTCTCCTTGGAGTCGGCGGCGGAACAATTGTTGTGCCGCTGCTGACCATAATTGGAAAATATCAGATGCGGTATGCGGTTGCGACCTCAGCTGCGGCAATTGTTTTCATCACGCTTGGCGGCATTGCATCCTATGTGGTGAACGGTCTGTCTGCCCACGTGAACCTCTCGTCGTACGGATTTTACTTAATCGGGTACGTGGATCTCGTGATGTGGGCGATCCTTGCGGTGACGGCTGTTCCCATGGCACTCATCGGTGTCACGTATGCGAACCAGTTTCCTGACAAACTTCTGAAAAAGATCTTTGTTGTGCTGATGATCGTGATTGCGCTTGACATGCTTGGCGTCTTTTCTTTTATCGGTGAACTGATCGGCCTGTAA
- a CDS encoding TIGR04084 family radical SAM/SPASM domain-containing protein, giving the protein MLQKPISASPRKTVSGSHKIMFFHLIVTDDCNLCCSYCRAKMFEEEDPAGGSAGTIDETIAETLDYPLEELYRFLAKDPDCVLTFIGGEPLLRADIVTEIMDHAPISRFMLQTNGTKLGELPPAYTNKFETILISIDGCRELTDGHRGCGIYDRVIGVTDRIRGRGYTGELIARMTVAEDTDIFASVTHLADHFSSIHWQMDADFTGDYSHRRFSEWKDSYNAGIVKLVDEWVSRIEETGTVPKWYPFLSTTEDMLFGQQSRLRCGSGYSNYSIMTNGWIAPCPIMVGMADYYAGHISSADPLNLPQIHIQEPCPSCDIYGFCGGRCLYSNIVRPWREHYTLVCDTVHALHDALATQIPRLQTMIDEGKLTRASFEHTRYNGCEIIP; this is encoded by the coding sequence ATGTTGCAGAAACCTATCTCGGCATCGCCGAGGAAAACGGTCTCAGGGTCGCATAAGATTATGTTCTTTCATCTGATCGTAACCGATGACTGCAATCTCTGCTGCTCCTACTGTCGGGCAAAGATGTTTGAAGAGGAGGATCCGGCAGGAGGCTCTGCCGGTACGATCGATGAGACCATTGCTGAAACCCTTGACTATCCACTTGAAGAGCTGTACCGTTTTCTTGCAAAAGATCCTGATTGCGTGCTGACCTTCATTGGTGGTGAACCGCTCTTACGAGCCGACATCGTCACCGAGATCATGGACCATGCGCCGATCAGTCGCTTCATGCTTCAGACGAACGGTACCAAACTTGGCGAGCTGCCGCCTGCGTACACGAATAAATTTGAGACGATTCTCATCTCGATCGACGGCTGCCGCGAACTGACCGACGGCCACCGCGGCTGCGGCATCTATGATCGCGTTATTGGTGTCACGGATCGTATCCGTGGCCGCGGATATACGGGCGAACTGATCGCACGTATGACGGTTGCCGAGGACACAGATATTTTTGCAAGCGTAACGCATCTCGCAGATCACTTCTCCTCGATTCACTGGCAGATGGACGCGGACTTTACCGGCGACTACTCACACCGGAGATTTTCCGAGTGGAAGGACTCCTACAATGCTGGCATCGTAAAACTCGTGGACGAGTGGGTCTCGCGAATTGAGGAGACCGGCACGGTTCCAAAATGGTATCCGTTTCTCTCGACAACCGAGGACATGCTGTTTGGACAGCAGAGCAGACTCCGGTGCGGGTCAGGCTACTCCAACTACAGCATCATGACCAACGGCTGGATTGCGCCGTGCCCGATTATGGTCGGCATGGCAGATTATTATGCAGGCCACATCAGCTCGGCTGATCCTCTGAACCTGCCGCAGATTCATATTCAGGAGCCGTGTCCGTCCTGTGACATCTACGGATTCTGCGGAGGGCGGTGTCTTTACTCAAACATTGTCCGGCCCTGGCGCGAACACTACACGCTTGTCTGCGACACGGTCCATGCCCTGCACGACGCGCTTGCGACCCAGATTCCACGCCTGCAAACCATGATCGATGAAGGAAAACTTACGCGGGCATCGTTTGAACACACCCGCTACAATGGATGTGAGATCATTCCGTGA
- a CDS encoding DEAD/DEAH box helicase yields MEDTKTFAEFTISGELLQAIEDMGFEEPTPIQAMAIPQILEGNDVTGQAQTGTGKTAAFGIPIIERLDPANKRVQALVLSPTRELAIQTAEEFSRLMKYKQGLSVVPIYGGQPIERQLKVLRGSVQVVIGTPGRVIDHLKRGTLNLGSVKMFVLDEADQMLDMGFREDIEEIFHNTPEDRQTILFSATMPAPILDITRRFQRDPQFVKITRRELTVPQIEQTYIEIRERDKLEALSRLLDMNNPELALVFCNTKRTVDDLMSRLQARGYFVEALHGDMKQMQRDRVMARFRAGSIDVLIATDVAARGIDVDDVDMVFNYDVPQDVEYYVHRIGRTGRAGRAGKSVTFVSPREIYKLRDIQRYAKITIAKTPLPSLDDVAEMKMQVFLDKVRTVITAGNLEKYLPMVEQLLETEDEAEITSIEVAAALLKMHLDTGKNGSSESGETTSYAAAPAGEPGSFENTGAEAGMVRFRITLGKNQQIRPKDIVGAFAGECNIPGSCIGRIDLYGNYSFVEVPLEHAATVLNTMSQKTIRGQELEIQTATPRSEREEEEKERSRSFRSNDHGGDRRSSGGSNSRGGYGNRNGGGGNYRSGGDRRSSGGSGGGYGNRNGGGYDRRGPRNGDRNGGSDRKFYSGSDY; encoded by the coding sequence ATGGAGGATACGAAAACATTCGCAGAGTTCACAATCTCTGGAGAACTTCTTCAGGCGATTGAGGACATGGGATTTGAGGAGCCAACACCAATTCAGGCAATGGCTATTCCGCAGATTCTTGAGGGGAACGATGTAACAGGGCAGGCTCAGACGGGTACGGGGAAAACGGCGGCGTTCGGAATTCCAATTATCGAGAGACTTGATCCGGCGAATAAAAGGGTACAGGCATTAGTACTTTCACCCACGAGGGAACTTGCAATACAGACGGCCGAGGAGTTTTCCCGGCTGATGAAATACAAACAGGGACTCAGTGTGGTTCCAATCTACGGCGGTCAGCCGATTGAGCGTCAACTCAAAGTTCTTCGCGGATCTGTTCAGGTTGTTATCGGAACACCCGGAAGAGTAATTGATCACTTAAAGCGCGGAACACTGAACCTTGGTTCAGTCAAAATGTTCGTGCTTGATGAAGCAGACCAGATGCTGGACATGGGTTTCCGCGAGGATATCGAAGAGATCTTCCACAACACGCCGGAAGACCGTCAGACGATTCTTTTCTCGGCAACCATGCCGGCACCGATTCTGGACATCACCCGCAGATTCCAGCGTGATCCACAGTTTGTGAAGATCACCCGCCGTGAACTGACGGTTCCGCAGATCGAGCAGACCTACATTGAGATCCGCGAGCGCGACAAGCTTGAGGCACTCAGTCGGCTGCTGGATATGAACAATCCGGAGCTCGCTCTGGTGTTCTGTAACACGAAGAGAACGGTTGATGATCTGATGAGCAGACTCCAGGCACGCGGCTACTTTGTTGAGGCCCTGCACGGAGACATGAAACAGATGCAGCGCGACCGCGTCATGGCACGGTTCCGCGCAGGATCGATCGATGTTCTGATCGCAACTGATGTTGCGGCACGCGGTATCGATGTCGATGACGTTGATATGGTGTTTAACTATGATGTTCCGCAGGATGTGGAGTACTATGTGCACCGCATCGGCAGAACCGGTCGTGCAGGCAGAGCCGGCAAGTCAGTGACGTTTGTGTCTCCGCGTGAGATCTACAAGCTTCGCGACATTCAGCGGTATGCAAAGATCACGATCGCAAAGACACCTCTGCCGTCGCTTGACGATGTTGCCGAGATGAAGATGCAGGTGTTCCTCGACAAGGTCAGAACTGTTATCACGGCAGGAAATCTTGAGAAGTATCTCCCGATGGTCGAGCAGCTGCTCGAGACCGAGGACGAGGCTGAGATCACGAGTATCGAGGTTGCGGCAGCGCTTCTGAAGATGCATCTTGACACCGGCAAGAACGGTTCATCCGAGTCCGGCGAAACCACATCCTATGCAGCAGCTCCAGCCGGAGAGCCGGGCTCGTTTGAGAATACCGGCGCAGAGGCTGGTATGGTGCGGTTTAGAATCACGCTTGGAAAGAATCAGCAGATCAGGCCAAAGGATATTGTCGGTGCATTCGCAGGCGAGTGTAATATTCCTGGAAGCTGTATCGGCAGAATCGATCTCTACGGCAACTACTCGTTTGTGGAGGTTCCGCTTGAACACGCGGCGACTGTTCTCAACACTATGAGCCAGAAGACGATCCGCGGTCAGGAGCTTGAGATTCAGACGGCAACGCCGAGATCCGAGCGCGAGGAAGAGGAGAAGGAACGCAGCCGTTCCTTCCGCAGCAATGACCACGGCGGAGACCGCAGATCAAGCGGCGGCAGCAACAGCCGCGGCGGCTACGGTAACCGCAACGGCGGCGGCGGCAACTATCGCTCAGGCGGAGACCGCAGATCAAGCGGCGGTAGTGGCGGCGGCTATGGTAACCGTAACGGCGGCGGCTATGACCGCAGAGGACCGCGCAACGGTGACCGGAATGGTGGAAGCGACCGCAAATTCTACAGCGGCAGCGACTACTAA
- a CDS encoding DUF362 domain-containing protein yields MEDVYIARAGALSAKRNTENKIQALCNAAGLENMVSPGDLTAVKVHFGERGNDAFVSALHVAGVVRQVKEVSAKPFLTDTNTLYLGGRRNAVDHVETALSHGFCYPVTDCPVIIADGLKGTNEKLVEVYGKHFETVRVAADIVSADSIVVVSHFKGHEVAGFGGALKNLGMGCASGNGKREQHTTRPFIKKDDCITCGACINACPEFCISLTEKEIAIDLEHCIGCLMCMNTCQKHAIDIDWKDDGTIFVERMIEYAAGAVANKTGKAFYINFLTNITPHCDCTPWNDIPFVPDIGILASRDPVALDKACYDLVNEAEGVYGSLLPDHHHCGEEKFTRVWPGTQPELQFSYAEEMGLGRSEYRLKEI; encoded by the coding sequence ATGGAGGATGTCTACATCGCCCGCGCAGGAGCACTTTCTGCCAAACGCAATACCGAAAATAAAATTCAGGCATTATGCAATGCCGCAGGTCTTGAGAATATGGTCTCTCCCGGAGACCTGACTGCGGTCAAAGTACACTTTGGCGAACGCGGGAACGACGCGTTTGTAAGCGCGCTGCATGTTGCAGGAGTTGTCCGGCAGGTGAAGGAGGTTTCTGCCAAACCGTTTTTGACCGATACCAATACCCTGTATCTTGGAGGCAGGAGAAATGCGGTTGATCATGTGGAGACTGCTCTCAGCCACGGATTCTGTTATCCGGTTACTGACTGTCCGGTGATTATTGCCGACGGGCTGAAAGGCACGAATGAAAAACTAGTCGAGGTGTACGGCAAGCATTTCGAGACAGTGAGAGTTGCCGCTGATATTGTTTCTGCCGACAGCATAGTTGTTGTCTCCCACTTCAAGGGGCATGAGGTTGCCGGGTTTGGCGGCGCACTCAAGAATCTTGGAATGGGCTGCGCTTCAGGGAATGGAAAACGCGAGCAGCACACAACCCGTCCGTTCATCAAAAAGGATGACTGCATTACGTGCGGGGCATGCATTAATGCATGTCCCGAGTTCTGCATCAGCCTTACCGAAAAGGAGATCGCAATTGATCTTGAGCACTGCATCGGTTGTCTGATGTGTATGAACACCTGCCAAAAGCATGCGATTGATATCGACTGGAAGGATGACGGCACAATTTTTGTTGAGAGGATGATTGAGTATGCGGCGGGAGCTGTTGCGAACAAGACTGGCAAGGCATTCTACATCAATTTCCTGACCAACATTACGCCGCACTGCGACTGTACTCCCTGGAATGATATTCCGTTTGTCCCTGACATCGGCATTCTTGCGTCACGCGATCCGGTAGCGCTTGATAAGGCCTGTTATGATCTGGTCAACGAGGCTGAAGGAGTCTACGGCAGTCTGTTGCCTGATCATCATCACTGCGGCGAGGAGAAGTTTACCCGCGTGTGGCCGGGGACACAGCCTGAGCTGCAGTTCAGTTATGCAGAAGAGATGGGACTCGGGCGGTCCGAGTACCGGCTCAAAGAGATCTGA
- a CDS encoding regulator of amino acid metabolism, contains ACT domain protein: MWRTILEPFSDSPSQQRVVKFLLESGFGVSKTGKVAVNGIEVSATAVARVVGVDRRVVDTTVKRILEMDDIRETFFHLRVTPDITDVAKNLGLSVVTILPKNAGDKNIVASAVAVLASHDLPLRQIFVTDPYIAESPRLVVIIDGTLPAAAIEDLRALPAVASIIL; encoded by the coding sequence ATGTGGCGTACCATTCTCGAACCATTTTCTGACTCTCCATCGCAGCAGCGGGTTGTCAAGTTTCTTCTGGAGAGCGGCTTTGGTGTCAGCAAAACCGGAAAAGTTGCCGTCAACGGCATTGAGGTCTCAGCAACCGCAGTCGCCCGCGTTGTTGGTGTTGACCGGCGCGTTGTTGACACGACCGTCAAGAGAATTCTTGAGATGGATGATATCCGCGAGACCTTCTTCCACCTCCGCGTAACTCCTGACATTACGGATGTTGCAAAAAATCTCGGGCTCTCGGTTGTAACCATTCTGCCGAAAAATGCCGGCGACAAAAATATTGTTGCATCAGCAGTCGCCGTGCTCGCTTCACACGATCTCCCGCTCCGCCAGATTTTTGTGACTGACCCCTACATCGCCGAGTCACCGCGGCTGGTGGTAATCATCGACGGAACCCTTCCGGCTGCTGCTATAGAAGATCTTCGTGCACTGCCTGCGGTTGCTTCGATTATATTGTAG
- a CDS encoding LSM domain-containing protein encodes MVSSIVLPIKKVNSLVDSKISVEIKDEGRRFEGRLVAVDEYLNLHLEEAIEVSETARRNLGTVVIRGNNILSISPIN; translated from the coding sequence ATGGTATCCAGTATTGTCCTTCCAATAAAAAAGGTCAACTCTCTTGTAGACTCCAAGATCTCTGTTGAGATCAAGGACGAAGGCCGCAGGTTTGAGGGACGCCTTGTTGCAGTGGATGAGTACCTCAATCTTCACCTTGAAGAAGCAATCGAGGTCAGCGAGACCGCCCGCAGAAATCTCGGCACGGTCGTCATCCGCGGAAACAACATCCTGAGCATCTCCCCAATCAACTAA
- a CDS encoding helix-turn-helix domain-containing protein, producing the protein MTASQMSDHEIAALAHIRANPEGVLQSELWKDLGLDSRACSRVLKKLETGGHIERVECRRDGTRTYLVKIAKKDETIDPMLLMAGETIVPCVACEEECNVEHCKMLEDWVYELVFSEME; encoded by the coding sequence ATGACAGCATCCCAGATGAGTGACCATGAAATTGCTGCACTTGCGCACATCCGGGCAAATCCCGAGGGTGTTCTGCAGAGCGAACTCTGGAAAGATCTTGGCCTTGACAGCAGAGCATGTTCGCGCGTCCTCAAAAAACTTGAGACCGGCGGACACATCGAACGTGTAGAGTGCCGTAGAGACGGCACCCGCACCTATCTCGTCAAAATAGCCAAAAAAGATGAAACAATTGACCCGATGCTTCTGATGGCAGGCGAGACAATTGTTCCGTGCGTTGCATGCGAGGAAGAGTGTAACGTCGAGCACTGTAAAATGCTTGAAGACTGGGTCTACGAACTCGTCTTTTCGGAAATGGAATAA
- a CDS encoding heparan-alpha-glucosaminide N-acetyltransferase, with the protein MARYWELDAARGIAILLMIAYHVLFQLSFFAPKILPWFNPYVMTGAPIAFLFVTIAGASLILFTAKETNIPKAAKKMFVRGLYILCFAVVITIASWILFPAEPVVFGILHLIGCATILAIPFVVLKISPVITAAFGIVIIAISPLLSLVRGPAILIPFGITPVGFASLDYEPLIPWFGVMLVGVALGMVFYKGGVRQYFLQKLGEMPRAASPLAFLGRHSLIIYLIHNPIIFGVLVLAGIAPL; encoded by the coding sequence ATGGCGCGGTACTGGGAACTTGATGCGGCACGCGGAATTGCAATTCTTCTGATGATCGCATATCATGTTTTATTCCAGCTGAGTTTTTTTGCGCCGAAAATACTTCCCTGGTTTAATCCGTATGTGATGACAGGGGCCCCAATTGCATTTTTGTTTGTGACGATTGCCGGCGCTTCACTTATTCTCTTCACCGCAAAAGAGACGAACATTCCAAAAGCCGCAAAAAAAATGTTTGTCCGCGGTCTCTACATTCTCTGCTTTGCTGTTGTCATCACGATTGCGTCATGGATTCTTTTTCCTGCTGAGCCGGTGGTGTTTGGCATCCTCCACTTAATCGGCTGTGCAACCATTCTTGCGATTCCGTTTGTGGTTCTCAAGATTTCTCCAGTGATCACGGCAGCGTTCGGGATTGTGATCATTGCAATCTCGCCGCTTCTCTCACTCGTGAGAGGTCCTGCGATTTTGATTCCGTTCGGCATAACTCCGGTCGGGTTTGCATCGCTGGACTACGAACCGCTCATCCCCTGGTTTGGCGTGATGCTTGTTGGTGTTGCGCTTGGGATGGTCTTCTATAAAGGTGGTGTGCGGCAGTACTTTTTGCAAAAGCTTGGCGAGATGCCGCGTGCGGCGTCCCCTCTGGCATTTCTCGGCAGACATTCGCTCATCATTTATCTGATTCATAATCCGATCATCTTCGGCGTGCTTGTGCTTGCGGGTATTGCGCCGCTCTGA
- the pscS gene encoding O-phospho-L-seryl-tRNA:Cys-tRNA synthase: protein MKCAANIDARMVEETAINLDPIQVAGRLTPEAMKAVIAWGDGYSVCDNCRKPFRLDYIQNPPLKEFHVELAEWLGMAQARTVPGARRAFQQVAGTYVEKGDPVLIGALAHYTSYLSVEICRGIVREIPKTADNHITPDDAANRIEDVIREFGTAPKLLYIDHVDYQFGNMHDVRGVAKVAHQYDVPVLYNGVYTVGVMPVNGKDLGVDFVVGSGHKSMAAPAPSGVLAATEERAEEVFRTTQMTGDLTGRKFGIKEVGIIGCSLMGAPIVGMLASFPKVKARVEQFDSEMANSKIIVDALKSIEGTKILSEYPRKHTLTRVDTSGSFDVVAQTHKKRGFFLSSALGKKGITGIIPGATKVWKFNTYGMTKKQAEYVAETYLGIAEENGLRVA from the coding sequence ATGAAGTGTGCGGCAAACATCGACGCCCGTATGGTGGAAGAAACCGCTATCAATCTTGACCCGATTCAGGTTGCCGGCCGTCTGACGCCGGAGGCAATGAAGGCGGTAATTGCCTGGGGCGACGGCTACTCAGTCTGTGACAACTGCCGAAAACCGTTCCGTCTTGATTATATCCAAAACCCTCCCCTCAAAGAGTTCCATGTGGAGCTTGCCGAATGGCTCGGTATGGCACAGGCGAGAACAGTCCCCGGAGCCCGCCGTGCATTTCAGCAGGTTGCGGGAACCTATGTCGAAAAAGGCGATCCGGTCTTGATCGGTGCTCTGGCACACTACACCTCCTACCTCTCGGTTGAGATCTGCCGCGGCATTGTTCGCGAGATCCCCAAAACCGCTGACAATCATATCACTCCGGATGACGCGGCAAACCGTATCGAGGATGTCATTCGCGAGTTCGGCACCGCACCGAAACTGCTCTATATTGATCATGTTGACTACCAGTTCGGCAACATGCATGACGTGCGCGGAGTGGCAAAAGTCGCTCATCAGTATGATGTGCCGGTCCTCTACAACGGTGTCTACACGGTTGGTGTGATGCCGGTAAATGGAAAAGATCTCGGCGTTGACTTTGTGGTCGGTTCCGGCCACAAAAGTATGGCGGCTCCCGCACCTTCAGGAGTTCTCGCGGCAACCGAAGAGCGTGCCGAAGAGGTTTTCAGAACAACACAGATGACGGGAGATCTCACCGGCAGAAAATTCGGCATCAAAGAGGTCGGCATCATCGGCTGCTCGCTGATGGGCGCACCGATTGTCGGCATGCTTGCATCGTTCCCGAAGGTGAAGGCGCGGGTCGAACAGTTTGATTCTGAGATGGCGAACAGTAAGATCATCGTTGATGCGCTGAAGTCAATCGAAGGAACCAAAATTCTCTCCGAGTATCCGAGAAAACACACGCTCACCCGCGTTGATACGAGCGGGTCGTTTGATGTGGTTGCTCAGACGCACAAGAAACGCGGCTTTTTCCTCTCCAGCGCTCTTGGAAAGAAGGGCATCACCGGCATTATTCCGGGCGCCACCAAGGTCTGGAAATTCAACACCTATGGCATGACGAAAAAGCAGGCCGAGTATGTTGCAGAAACCTATCTCGGCATCGCCGAGGAAAACGGTCTCAGGGTCGCATAA
- a CDS encoding methanogenesis marker 8 protein, which yields MTDEHIIEAIGMTRVVIRDGVVVETGEPKIHSCPLAKRFAKPVDPITSAAVADNITARIDRFGMCTKNREVLDKETFVLFGASELMTTGLRTGRIDAAVIACDGAGTVIVRSPELVQGIGGRMSGLVSTTPYPEVIARIEEAGGFVVNKKTGAMDAHAGLAKAKEMGWTKVAVTIAGFQHELAEEIRATYPNALIIAVHTSSVASLEDALRLAKASDLVFSCASKYVREAAASCALVQGGVGVPVFATSKPGKMIIMDRLIETDQPILVKNTRLPVSDMGSIPDPLI from the coding sequence ATGACTGACGAGCATATTATCGAAGCAATCGGCATGACCCGCGTGGTAATCCGTGATGGTGTTGTCGTGGAGACCGGCGAGCCGAAGATTCATTCATGCCCTCTTGCAAAACGGTTTGCAAAACCGGTGGACCCGATCACTTCCGCAGCGGTCGCGGACAACATCACTGCCCGCATCGACAGGTTTGGCATGTGCACGAAAAACCGTGAGGTCCTTGACAAGGAGACCTTTGTTCTGTTCGGTGCATCCGAACTGATGACCACCGGTCTTCGGACCGGCAGAATTGATGCGGCAGTCATTGCCTGTGATGGCGCCGGAACCGTCATCGTCAGATCTCCCGAGCTTGTGCAGGGCATCGGCGGACGAATGTCAGGACTTGTTTCGACCACACCGTATCCGGAGGTAATCGCACGAATTGAGGAGGCCGGAGGATTTGTCGTCAACAAAAAAACCGGTGCAATGGATGCACACGCAGGACTTGCCAAGGCAAAAGAGATGGGCTGGACAAAGGTGGCGGTGACCATTGCCGGTTTTCAGCATGAACTTGCCGAAGAGATTCGTGCAACATACCCGAATGCTCTGATCATCGCAGTCCACACCTCGTCGGTCGCCTCTCTTGAGGACGCTCTTCGTCTTGCGAAGGCTTCGGATCTGGTGTTCTCCTGTGCTTCAAAGTATGTCCGGGAAGCTGCAGCCTCCTGTGCCCTCGTGCAGGGCGGCGTCGGTGTTCCGGTGTTTGCCACATCAAAGCCCGGGAAAATGATCATCATGGACAGGCTTATTGAAACGGATCAGCCGATCCTCGTGAAAAATACCAGACTTCCGGTAAGCGACATGGGAAGCATCCCGGATCCGCTTATCTAA